Proteins encoded by one window of Pseudonocardia alni:
- a CDS encoding creatininase family protein codes for MSTRRLGEMTTVEAAAAVVDSPVVLLPAGAFEQHGPGLPLATDLIRAEAVCDRVAEALGGTAVVGPSLPVGVSPHHLAFAGTVSLTTTTFATLVREYVDGLYRHGWRRICVVTGHGGNDATLATVAQDLLAARPDLQFAWSPLTTLAADVVAAAGPPEVSGHSGQAETAQMLAVAPHLVHTDRLAAGTTRLAELDAFGALARRRGGPRLTAPYDRLSGNGVLGDPRRADPEHGEAIVAAIVDRITDFVTAWLRD; via the coding sequence GTGAGCACGCGGCGCCTGGGGGAGATGACGACGGTCGAGGCCGCGGCCGCCGTCGTCGACAGCCCGGTGGTGCTGCTGCCGGCCGGGGCCTTCGAACAGCACGGGCCGGGACTGCCGCTCGCGACGGACCTGATCCGCGCCGAGGCGGTCTGCGACCGGGTCGCCGAGGCACTGGGCGGCACCGCCGTCGTCGGGCCGTCGTTGCCGGTCGGGGTGTCGCCGCACCACCTGGCCTTCGCGGGCACGGTCAGCCTGACCACCACGACGTTCGCCACGCTCGTCCGCGAGTACGTCGACGGTCTGTACCGGCACGGCTGGCGCCGGATCTGCGTGGTCACGGGGCACGGCGGGAACGACGCCACCCTCGCGACGGTCGCGCAGGACCTCCTCGCGGCCCGTCCGGACCTGCAGTTCGCCTGGAGCCCGCTCACCACGCTGGCCGCCGACGTCGTCGCCGCGGCCGGGCCGCCCGAGGTCAGCGGGCACAGCGGGCAGGCCGAGACGGCGCAGATGCTCGCCGTCGCACCGCACCTGGTGCACACCGACCGGCTCGCGGCCGGGACCACCCGGCTCGCCGAGCTCGACGCCTTCGGCGCACTGGCCCGCCGGCGCGGTGGTCCGAGGCTCACCGCGCCCTACGACCGTCTGTCCGGCAACGGGGTCCTCGGCGACCCCCGCCGGGCCGATCCGGAGCACGGGGAGGCGATCGTCGCCGCGATCGTCGACCGGATCACCGACTTCGTCACGGCCTGGCTCAGGGACTGA
- a CDS encoding AbgT family transporter has protein sequence MSTPAATQDRELPRLVRAMAVVERVGNALPHPFWLFWVLSAILAVVSAGLAAAGVAVVAPDGEPVAVRNLLSGDGLAMAVSSMIDNFAQFPPMATIVTVIMGVAVAERSGLLAAAMRAGVARVPASLVVFAVAFAGTVAHVASAAAYVILVPLGGLAFRAVGRSPILGIVVAYTAIASGYDASPVPTPNDAIFAGITTAAARIVDPAVVVTPVGNWFFNIASSVVLALVITLVTRVVLAKRPDLDPDPDAPDDDVAGLSLSAAERTGLRRAGWVLLGCAVLLAAVMAPEWSPLRGENGSVVESPLVEGIGAVIALLFGLLGIVFGRAVGTIATAADVPKLMADGIRQMAPVLALFFAIAQFLAYFDWTHVGDVLAVVAADALRTTGVPIPVVFLMVLAVLTVVNVMVTSGTAMWSIAAPVIVPMLMLVEVPPETTQALFRIADSGSTAITPMSPYFVMALGFLQRYRKDAGIGTLASYTLPLAVAMTAVWTLLFFAWWALGIPLGPGAPVR, from the coding sequence ATGAGCACCCCCGCCGCCACCCAGGACCGGGAGCTGCCCCGACTCGTGCGGGCGATGGCCGTCGTCGAACGGGTCGGGAACGCGCTGCCACACCCGTTCTGGCTGTTCTGGGTGCTGTCGGCGATCCTCGCCGTGGTCAGCGCCGGGCTGGCGGCGGCGGGCGTCGCCGTCGTCGCACCCGACGGCGAGCCCGTGGCGGTGCGGAACCTGCTCTCCGGCGACGGCCTCGCGATGGCCGTCTCGTCGATGATCGACAACTTCGCGCAGTTCCCGCCGATGGCCACCATCGTCACGGTGATCATGGGTGTCGCGGTCGCCGAGCGCAGTGGGCTGCTCGCCGCGGCCATGCGCGCCGGCGTCGCCCGGGTGCCCGCGTCGCTGGTGGTGTTCGCGGTCGCGTTCGCCGGGACCGTCGCGCACGTCGCGTCGGCCGCGGCGTACGTGATCCTGGTGCCGCTCGGCGGGCTCGCGTTCCGGGCGGTCGGGCGCTCGCCGATCCTCGGGATCGTCGTCGCCTACACCGCGATCGCCTCCGGCTACGACGCCAGCCCGGTCCCCACCCCGAACGACGCGATCTTCGCCGGCATCACCACCGCCGCGGCCCGGATCGTGGACCCGGCGGTCGTGGTGACCCCGGTCGGCAACTGGTTCTTCAACATCGCCTCCTCGGTCGTCCTCGCGCTGGTGATCACGCTGGTCACCCGGGTCGTCCTGGCCAAGCGGCCCGACCTGGACCCCGACCCCGACGCCCCCGACGACGACGTCGCCGGGCTGAGCCTGTCCGCGGCCGAGCGGACCGGCCTGCGCCGCGCCGGCTGGGTCCTGCTCGGCTGTGCCGTCCTGCTCGCCGCGGTCATGGCCCCGGAGTGGTCCCCGCTGCGCGGCGAGAACGGCTCGGTCGTCGAGTCCCCGCTGGTCGAGGGCATCGGCGCGGTCATCGCGCTGCTGTTCGGCCTGCTCGGCATCGTCTTCGGCCGCGCGGTCGGGACGATCGCCACCGCCGCCGACGTCCCGAAGCTGATGGCCGACGGGATCCGGCAGATGGCCCCCGTGCTGGCGCTGTTCTTCGCGATCGCCCAGTTCCTGGCCTACTTCGACTGGACCCACGTCGGGGACGTGCTCGCCGTCGTCGCCGCGGACGCGCTGCGCACCACCGGCGTCCCGATCCCGGTCGTGTTCCTGATGGTGCTGGCCGTGCTCACCGTGGTGAACGTGATGGTCACCAGCGGGACGGCGATGTGGTCGATCGCGGCGCCGGTGATCGTGCCGATGCTGATGCTGGTCGAGGTGCCGCCGGAGACCACCCAGGCGCTGTTCCGGATCGCCGACTCCGGCTCGACGGCGATCACCCCGATGAGCCCGTACTTCGTGATGGCGCTGGGGTTCCTGCAGCGCTACCGCAAGGACGCGGGCATCGGGACGCTCGCGTCGTACACGCTGCCCCTGGCCGTTGCCATGACGGCGGTCTGGACGCTGCTGTTCTTCGCCTGGTGGGCACTGGGGATCCCACTGGGCCCGGGGGCCCCGGTCCGCTGA
- a CDS encoding alpha/beta hydrolase family esterase, with protein sequence MGATRRPGGRRLRAVAAACLAAAALTTGAAVAPTPSDAAVAPTASGAPAGPAGSGAPAGPAGAAGLGAAAGPAGGPAGARSPGCGLTPPQAPGTTAVRTVDGGGLARTVRVHLPEGYRPDRPTPVVLVFHGRGNDGATTEDFSGLSGLPAVVAYPDGVPGGEGKRSWQGAPYSAPGVDDVAFTGDLLDELESTLCVDPGRVFATGKSNGGGFTEILACRMPDRIAAIAPVAGAYYRDGEPPCRPGRPVPALFVHGTGDATIPYTGDADRGLPAIPAKVAEWVARDGCRARPQTRRIEPDVTIATWRGCRDGARVRHVAVDGGGHTWPGATAYSGGGVTTQTVRATALVGDFFGLGGPR encoded by the coding sequence GTGGGCGCGACGCGACGTCCCGGGGGACGCCGCCTGCGTGCCGTGGCGGCGGCCTGCCTGGCCGCGGCCGCCCTGACCACCGGCGCCGCCGTCGCCCCGACACCGTCCGACGCCGCCGTGGCCCCGACCGCATCCGGGGCGCCGGCCGGACCCGCCGGTTCCGGCGCACCCGCCGGACCTGCCGGAGCTGCCGGCCTCGGCGCGGCCGCCGGACCGGCGGGCGGCCCGGCCGGAGCGCGGAGCCCCGGCTGCGGCCTCACCCCACCGCAGGCACCGGGCACCACGGCCGTCCGCACCGTGGACGGCGGTGGCCTGGCCCGCACCGTGCGCGTCCACCTGCCCGAGGGGTACCGCCCCGACCGGCCCACCCCGGTGGTCCTGGTCTTCCACGGACGCGGCAACGACGGCGCCACCACCGAGGACTTCTCCGGCCTGTCCGGGCTGCCCGCCGTCGTCGCCTACCCCGACGGGGTCCCCGGCGGTGAGGGGAAGCGCTCCTGGCAGGGCGCCCCGTACTCGGCGCCGGGCGTCGACGACGTCGCCTTCACCGGTGACCTCCTCGACGAGCTGGAGTCCACGCTCTGCGTCGACCCCGGCCGGGTCTTCGCCACCGGCAAGTCCAACGGCGGCGGCTTCACCGAGATCCTGGCCTGCCGGATGCCCGACCGGATCGCCGCGATCGCCCCGGTCGCGGGCGCCTACTACCGCGACGGCGAACCGCCGTGCCGGCCCGGCCGGCCGGTCCCGGCGTTGTTCGTGCACGGTACCGGCGACGCCACCATCCCCTACACCGGCGACGCCGACCGCGGCCTGCCCGCGATCCCGGCGAAGGTCGCCGAGTGGGTCGCCCGCGACGGCTGCCGGGCCCGCCCGCAGACCCGCCGGATCGAGCCCGACGTGACCATCGCGACCTGGCGCGGCTGCCGGGACGGGGCCCGGGTGCGGCACGTCGCCGTCGACGGCGGCGGCCACACCTGGCCGGGCGCGACCGCCTACTCCGGCGGCGGCGTCACCACGCAGACGGTCCGCGCCACCGCCCTGGTCGGGGACTTCTTCGGCCTCGGGGGACCGCGATGA
- a CDS encoding dienelactone hydrolase family protein, giving the protein MAHTNENPAQNVTFPSGGDTAHGYLALPESGAGPGLIVIQEWWGLTDHIVDVTNRFAAEGFVALAPDLYGGRTTHDSDEAGALMGELPVNGAATDLAGAVEFLLGRDDVTSSAVGAVGFCMGGGFVLVLAAQQGDKVAAAVPFYGVLKEDYPSFANLTAAVQGHFGSEDTMAPPDAVESLADRIQAESGTRPEFLQYPAGHAFFNDENHMGTYDAEQAEIAWTRATQFLREHVK; this is encoded by the coding sequence GTGGCACACACCAACGAGAACCCCGCGCAGAACGTCACCTTCCCCTCCGGCGGCGACACCGCGCACGGCTACCTGGCCCTGCCCGAGTCCGGGGCCGGACCCGGCCTGATCGTCATCCAGGAGTGGTGGGGCCTGACCGACCACATCGTCGACGTGACGAACCGGTTCGCGGCCGAGGGATTCGTCGCGCTCGCCCCCGACCTGTACGGCGGGCGCACCACGCACGACTCCGACGAGGCGGGGGCGCTGATGGGTGAGCTGCCCGTCAACGGCGCCGCGACCGACCTGGCAGGGGCGGTGGAGTTCCTGCTCGGGCGCGACGACGTCACCTCCTCGGCCGTCGGCGCGGTCGGCTTCTGCATGGGCGGCGGCTTCGTGCTGGTCCTCGCCGCGCAGCAGGGCGACAAGGTCGCGGCCGCCGTGCCCTTCTACGGGGTGCTCAAGGAGGACTACCCGTCGTTCGCGAACCTGACCGCGGCCGTGCAGGGCCACTTCGGGTCCGAGGACACCATGGCCCCGCCGGACGCGGTGGAGTCCCTCGCCGACCGCATCCAGGCCGAGTCCGGCACCCGCCCGGAGTTCCTGCAGTACCCGGCCGGGCACGCGTTCTTCAACGACGAGAACCACATGGGCACCTACGACGCCGAGCAGGCCGAGATCGCGTGGACCCGCGCGACGCAGTTCCTGCGCGAGCACGTCAAGTAG
- a CDS encoding acyl-CoA dehydrogenase family protein, translating into MQREIFDDEHDAFRDLCRTFIAKEVTPHHEQWEEDGQVDRAVWTAAGAAGLLGTAVPEEYGGGGVDDFRYNAILAEEIVAAGASGIGFPLHNDVVQPYLLRLCTDEQKQRWLPGFCSGELITAIAMTEPGTGSDLQGIATNAKQDANGDWILNGSKTFITNGILADLVIVVAKTDPDAKHLGFTLFVVERGMEGFERGRRLKKVGMKAQDTAELSFTDVRVPDANRLGEVGQGFVYLMQNLAQERLSIAVASVAGAEAAVAMTLEYTKERKAFGRPVANFQNTRFELAEMDTEVSIARVFVDRCITEHNREGTELSVPDAAKAKWWCSDLQNRVVDRCVQLHGGYGYMLEYPIARAFVDSRVQAIYGGTNEIMKEIVGRSLIG; encoded by the coding sequence ATGCAGCGCGAGATCTTCGACGACGAACACGACGCGTTCCGCGACCTGTGCCGGACCTTCATCGCGAAGGAGGTCACCCCGCACCACGAGCAGTGGGAGGAGGACGGCCAGGTCGACCGCGCGGTATGGACCGCGGCCGGGGCGGCGGGCCTGCTCGGCACCGCGGTCCCCGAGGAGTACGGCGGCGGCGGGGTCGACGACTTCCGCTACAACGCGATCCTGGCCGAGGAGATCGTCGCCGCCGGGGCCAGCGGGATCGGTTTCCCGCTGCACAACGACGTGGTGCAGCCCTACCTGCTGCGCCTGTGCACCGACGAGCAGAAGCAGCGCTGGCTGCCCGGGTTCTGCAGTGGTGAGCTGATCACCGCGATCGCCATGACCGAGCCCGGCACCGGCTCGGACCTGCAGGGCATCGCCACCAACGCCAAGCAGGACGCGAACGGCGACTGGATCCTCAACGGCTCCAAGACCTTCATCACCAACGGCATCCTCGCCGACCTGGTGATCGTCGTCGCCAAGACCGACCCGGACGCCAAGCACCTCGGCTTCACCCTGTTCGTGGTCGAGCGCGGGATGGAGGGGTTCGAGCGCGGCCGCCGCCTGAAGAAGGTCGGCATGAAGGCTCAGGACACCGCGGAGCTGAGCTTCACCGACGTGCGGGTGCCCGACGCGAACCGGCTCGGCGAGGTCGGCCAGGGCTTCGTCTACCTGATGCAGAACCTCGCCCAGGAGCGGCTGTCGATCGCCGTCGCCTCGGTGGCCGGCGCCGAGGCCGCGGTGGCGATGACGCTGGAGTACACCAAGGAGCGCAAGGCCTTCGGCCGCCCGGTGGCGAACTTCCAGAACACCCGCTTCGAGCTCGCCGAGATGGACACCGAGGTCTCCATCGCCCGGGTCTTCGTGGACCGCTGCATCACCGAGCACAACCGCGAGGGGACCGAGCTGTCGGTGCCCGACGCGGCCAAGGCCAAGTGGTGGTGCTCGGACCTGCAGAACCGGGTCGTCGACCGCTGTGTGCAGCTGCACGGCGGCTACGGCTACATGCTCGAGTACCCGATCGCCCGCGCGTTCGTGGACTCCCGCGTGCAGGCGATCTACGGCGGCACGAACGAGATCATGAAGGAGATCGTCGGCCGGTCGCTCATCGGCTGA
- a CDS encoding FadR/GntR family transcriptional regulator: MTAGETLSERLADDIMDIIRTGNLGPGDQLASSRDLARRFEVTTPTVREALRRLEATGAVEFRHGSGTYVGAGVGRRLLANPHRPSRTPDGVHELIRARLVLEPPIAAAAARERDAAGLAMLAESVTNALHPPVGDLRPAVHFHVALAATSGNALLRETVEALLHVRAHDQVEIRHRYDDRERDHAEHVALLEAVRGGDPDLADRLCREHLASIAAAVGA; the protein is encoded by the coding sequence ATGACCGCAGGGGAGACGCTGTCGGAGCGCCTGGCCGACGACATCATGGACATCATCCGGACCGGGAACCTCGGCCCGGGGGACCAGCTCGCGTCCTCCCGCGACCTGGCGCGACGGTTCGAGGTCACCACCCCGACCGTCCGCGAGGCGCTGCGCCGCCTGGAGGCCACCGGTGCGGTGGAGTTCCGGCACGGCTCGGGCACCTACGTCGGCGCCGGGGTCGGGCGGCGGCTGCTCGCCAACCCGCACCGGCCGTCCCGGACCCCCGACGGCGTGCACGAGCTGATCCGCGCCCGGCTCGTCCTGGAGCCGCCGATCGCGGCCGCCGCGGCCCGGGAGCGCGACGCCGCGGGGCTGGCGATGCTCGCGGAGAGCGTCACCAACGCCCTGCACCCGCCGGTCGGTGACCTCCGTCCGGCCGTGCACTTCCACGTCGCGCTGGCCGCGACCAGCGGCAACGCGCTCCTCCGGGAGACGGTGGAGGCGCTGCTGCACGTGCGTGCGCACGACCAGGTCGAGATCCGGCACCGCTACGACGACCGCGAGCGCGACCACGCCGAGCACGTCGCGCTGCTCGAGGCCGTCCGTGGGGGCGACCCGGACCTGGCCGATCGGCTGTGTCGCGAGCACCTCGCCTCCATCGCCGCGGCGGTGGGCGCGTGA
- a CDS encoding alpha/beta fold hydrolase: protein MDLVDAAANVWDRAVVGHLADLRRMPRDAVVGSPQGILFRYRPLSGVDPSGGAPVLLVPPLGAPDFAYDLRRGCSLVEHLLQQGRTVYLIDYGPKSFSDRTLGIESWVDELLPDTIRRVAEETDDEVHLVAWSLGGIFALLTVAAAVQARDPLPVRSVAAIGTPVDISRVPLVAPIRPLAQITGGRLISSIYRGVGSFPAPMVSWAFQLTAVDKLVTKPLAIASRIDDRDCLAQIEAVDHLMSNMHGYPGRVFGQIFHLLLRSNDLADGGLRLGGRDVELSDVGVPVLVVAGRDDVIAPLRAVRAGVPLLTGSPEVRFTTSPGGHLGVLTGRRARDTTWPELDRALADWDAAADTPDDADGPAAAAGA, encoded by the coding sequence GTGGATCTCGTCGACGCCGCCGCCAACGTGTGGGACCGGGCCGTGGTCGGTCACCTCGCCGACCTGCGACGGATGCCGCGCGACGCGGTGGTCGGCTCGCCGCAGGGCATCCTGTTCCGGTACCGCCCGCTGTCCGGTGTGGACCCCTCCGGCGGTGCACCGGTGCTGCTCGTGCCGCCGCTGGGCGCCCCGGACTTCGCCTACGACCTGCGTCGCGGCTGCTCACTGGTGGAGCACCTGCTGCAGCAGGGCCGGACCGTCTACCTGATCGACTACGGTCCCAAGTCGTTCTCCGACCGCACCCTGGGCATCGAGAGCTGGGTCGACGAGCTGCTGCCCGACACGATCCGCCGGGTCGCCGAGGAGACCGACGACGAGGTACACCTCGTCGCCTGGTCGCTCGGTGGGATCTTCGCCCTGCTCACCGTCGCCGCCGCGGTGCAGGCCCGCGACCCGCTGCCGGTGCGCTCGGTCGCCGCGATCGGCACCCCGGTCGACATCTCCCGGGTGCCGCTGGTGGCGCCGATCCGGCCGCTCGCGCAGATCACCGGTGGCCGGCTGATCTCCTCGATCTACCGGGGCGTCGGCAGCTTCCCGGCGCCGATGGTGAGCTGGGCGTTCCAGCTGACCGCGGTGGACAAGCTCGTCACCAAGCCGCTGGCGATCGCGTCGCGGATCGACGACCGGGACTGCCTGGCCCAGATCGAGGCCGTCGACCATCTGATGAGCAACATGCACGGCTACCCGGGGCGGGTGTTCGGGCAGATCTTCCACCTGCTGCTGCGCAGCAACGACCTCGCCGACGGCGGACTGCGCCTGGGCGGGCGTGACGTGGAGCTGTCCGACGTCGGGGTGCCGGTGCTCGTCGTCGCCGGGCGGGACGACGTCATCGCCCCGCTGCGGGCGGTGCGCGCCGGCGTTCCGCTGCTGACCGGCAGCCCGGAGGTGCGGTTCACGACCTCGCCGGGCGGGCACCTGGGCGTGCTGACCGGGCGCCGGGCCCGGGACACGACCTGGCCCGAGCTCGACCGGGCCCTGGCCGACTGGGACGCCGCCGCGGACACCCCCGACGACGCCGACGGCCCGGCCGCCGCCGCCGGGGCCTGA
- a CDS encoding trans-sulfuration enzyme family protein: MTSGDRPPFLATRAVHAGNDVDPGTGAIRRPIVAANSYALPEDPSELDWSGTATRLYTRNGGANQGWLEDKLVALEDPSGVSPGGCAAVALASGVAALHAVFFTFLRSGDHVVSSDVTYVATHRLLTELLPARWGITATLVDSSDPDAVRAAIRPETRLVHVETPANPTTRITDVDAVAAVAHEAGALLSVDATFATPVLQRPLERGADLVVHSLTKYVNGHGDAMGGAVLGRRELVERIRADAMVDAGGVISPFNAWLIARGAVTLPMRMRAHCAGAQQVAEYLESRPEVAYVAYPGLASHPQHALATRTLDGGYGGMLAFALDGPPELQNRFVAALRVITSAVSLGHDESLIVHVGAGGEGRAAHFPPEFRRLGHLRLSVGLEDPRDLVADIARALDTVSR; encoded by the coding sequence GTGACCTCCGGCGACCGACCGCCCTTCCTCGCCACCCGCGCGGTGCACGCGGGCAACGACGTCGATCCCGGGACCGGTGCGATCCGCCGCCCGATCGTCGCGGCCAACTCCTACGCGCTGCCCGAGGACCCCTCCGAGCTGGACTGGTCGGGCACCGCGACCCGGCTCTACACCCGCAACGGCGGGGCGAACCAGGGCTGGCTGGAGGACAAGCTCGTGGCCCTGGAGGATCCCTCCGGGGTGTCGCCGGGCGGCTGTGCCGCGGTCGCGCTCGCCTCGGGCGTCGCCGCGCTGCACGCGGTGTTCTTCACGTTCCTGCGGTCCGGGGACCACGTCGTCAGCTCCGACGTCACCTACGTCGCCACCCATCGGCTGCTCACCGAGCTGCTGCCGGCCCGGTGGGGGATCACCGCCACCCTGGTCGACTCCTCCGACCCGGACGCGGTGCGCGCCGCGATCCGTCCGGAGACCCGGCTGGTACACGTCGAGACCCCGGCGAACCCGACGACCCGGATCACCGACGTCGACGCCGTCGCCGCCGTCGCACACGAGGCGGGTGCCCTGCTCAGCGTGGACGCCACGTTCGCGACCCCGGTGCTGCAACGGCCGCTGGAGCGGGGCGCGGACCTCGTCGTGCACTCGCTGACCAAGTACGTCAACGGCCACGGCGACGCGATGGGCGGTGCCGTGCTGGGCCGCCGCGAGCTGGTCGAGCGGATCCGCGCCGACGCGATGGTCGACGCCGGGGGAGTGATCAGCCCGTTCAACGCCTGGCTGATCGCCCGCGGCGCGGTGACCCTGCCGATGCGGATGCGCGCGCACTGCGCCGGCGCGCAGCAGGTCGCGGAGTACCTGGAGTCCCGCCCGGAGGTCGCGTACGTCGCCTACCCGGGGCTGGCGTCGCACCCGCAGCACGCGCTCGCGACCCGCACCCTCGACGGCGGGTACGGCGGCATGCTCGCCTTCGCCCTCGACGGTCCGCCGGAGCTGCAGAACCGGTTCGTCGCCGCACTGCGCGTGATCACCTCGGCGGTGTCGCTCGGGCACGACGAGTCGCTGATCGTGCACGTCGGCGCGGGCGGTGAGGGCCGCGCGGCGCACTTCCCGCCGGAGTTCCGCCGGCTCGGCCACCTGCGGCTGTCGGTGGGGCTGGAGGACCCGCGCGACCTCGTGGCCGACATCGCGCGGGCCCTGGACACCGTCAGCCGATGA
- a CDS encoding aldo/keto reductase gives MRYLDGPGPGPRRWSVMGLGTWQFGTSEWGYGDALEAGRIVARARELGVTVFDTAELYGPLRSERILGDALRACGGPGWRDDVVIATKFFPVLPLGPVLRHRAAASAARLGVTEIDLYQVHKPHPLVGDASAMRGMAELQRTGLVRHAGVSSYTLDRWLAAEEALGGPVLSNQVEFSLLRRRPVAALVPHAAAHGRIVMAYSPLAQGLLTGRYDAGHRPTNAVRRSKPEWLPENLAALAPLTDALRDVASAHDATPSQVALAWVVYHPNTVAIPGASSVAQLESNVAAADIVLTSDEYVGLTAAAQRVRLRTGPATLPAVARELLRSR, from the coding sequence GTGCGCTACCTCGACGGTCCCGGTCCCGGTCCACGACGCTGGTCGGTGATGGGCCTGGGCACCTGGCAGTTCGGCACGAGCGAGTGGGGCTACGGCGACGCGCTGGAGGCCGGGCGGATCGTCGCCCGCGCCCGCGAGCTGGGCGTCACCGTGTTCGACACCGCGGAGCTCTACGGCCCGCTGCGCAGCGAGCGGATCCTCGGCGACGCGCTGCGCGCCTGCGGTGGCCCCGGGTGGCGCGACGACGTCGTGATCGCGACGAAGTTCTTCCCGGTCCTGCCCCTGGGCCCGGTGCTGCGGCACCGTGCGGCCGCCTCCGCCGCCAGGCTCGGGGTGACCGAGATCGACCTCTACCAGGTGCACAAGCCGCACCCGCTGGTCGGCGACGCGTCGGCGATGCGTGGGATGGCCGAGCTGCAGCGGACCGGGCTGGTCCGCCACGCCGGCGTCTCGTCGTACACGCTGGACCGCTGGCTGGCCGCGGAGGAGGCGCTCGGCGGACCCGTGCTGTCCAACCAGGTCGAGTTCAGCCTCCTGCGCCGCAGGCCCGTCGCGGCCCTCGTCCCGCACGCCGCCGCGCACGGCCGCATCGTGATGGCCTACAGCCCGCTCGCCCAGGGCCTGCTCACCGGCCGTTATGACGCCGGCCACCGGCCCACCAACGCGGTGCGCCGCAGTAAGCCGGAGTGGCTGCCGGAGAACCTGGCCGCGCTGGCCCCGCTCACCGACGCTCTGCGCGACGTCGCCTCCGCGCACGACGCGACGCCGTCGCAGGTCGCGCTGGCGTGGGTGGTGTACCACCCGAACACGGTGGCGATCCCCGGTGCGTCGAGCGTGGCGCAGCTGGAGTCGAACGTGGCCGCGGCGGACATCGTGCTGACCTCCGACGAGTACGTCGGTCTCACCGCGGCCGCGCAGCGGGTCCGGCTGCGCACCGGACCCGCCACGCTGCCCGCCGTGGCCCGGGAGCTGCTGCGCTCCCGCTGA
- a CDS encoding ABC transporter ATP-binding protein, producing MSTVEDISVAEATTSRTTTAGDPVRPGVVRLSAEQVTLGYGDRTIVDGLDLEVQPGAVTTVIGPNGCGKSTVLRALGRLLPARTGQVLLDGKRIDRTPTREVARVLGILPQSPLAPEGLTVGDLVARGRHPHQAWYRQWSSDDERAVAEALTWTGLSDLAERPVDELSGGQRQRAWISMALAQQTDLLLLDEPTTFLDLAHQVDVLELVRRLQSEAGRTVVMVLHDLNLAARYADRLVAMKDGRIVAAGSPAEIVTEELLAEVFGLRARVLPDPVTGTPLVVPDAGPSLRAPEPIAEA from the coding sequence ATGAGCACCGTCGAGGACATCAGCGTCGCGGAGGCCACCACCTCCCGGACGACGACGGCGGGCGACCCCGTCCGTCCCGGTGTGGTCCGGCTGTCGGCCGAGCAGGTCACGCTCGGCTACGGCGACCGCACCATCGTCGACGGGCTCGACCTGGAGGTGCAGCCCGGCGCGGTCACCACCGTCATCGGCCCGAACGGCTGCGGCAAGTCCACCGTGCTGCGGGCGCTGGGGCGGCTGCTGCCCGCCCGGACCGGTCAGGTGCTGCTCGACGGCAAGCGGATCGACCGCACCCCGACCAGGGAGGTCGCCCGGGTGCTGGGGATCCTGCCGCAGTCGCCGCTGGCGCCCGAGGGGCTGACCGTCGGCGACCTCGTCGCCCGCGGGCGGCACCCGCACCAGGCCTGGTACCGGCAGTGGTCCTCGGACGACGAGCGCGCCGTCGCCGAGGCGCTGACCTGGACGGGCCTGTCCGACCTCGCCGAGCGTCCGGTCGACGAGCTGTCCGGTGGCCAGCGCCAGCGGGCCTGGATCTCGATGGCCCTGGCGCAGCAGACCGACCTGCTGCTGCTCGACGAGCCGACCACCTTCCTCGACCTGGCCCACCAGGTCGACGTGCTGGAGCTGGTGCGGCGGTTGCAGTCCGAGGCGGGCCGCACCGTGGTGATGGTGCTGCACGACCTGAATCTCGCCGCCCGCTACGCCGACCGGCTCGTCGCGATGAAGGACGGCCGGATCGTCGCGGCGGGGTCGCCGGCCGAGATCGTCACCGAGGAGCTGCTGGCCGAGGTGTTCGGGCTGCGGGCGCGGGTGCTGCCCGACCCGGTGACCGGCACCCCGCTGGTCGTGCCGGACGCGGGCCCGTCGCTGCGTGCCCCGGAGCCGATCGCCGAGGCATGA